A genomic window from Halorubrum trapanicum includes:
- a CDS encoding C-terminal binding protein: MPRVVLSAFPMIDPETYREVLADAVDEPVDVEVAELGSTERLIEAAAGADAVVTDIDTPVTEAALDATELDVVVRSAVGVDNVDVAAAAARGVTVTRVPDYCTEEVATHSVSLLLGCLRSLKPYDDAVEDGGWSWEVGAPTRRVSASTIGLLSFGPIARQAAEQLSGFGADLVAHDPFVDADEMADYGVEKVAFEALFDRADHVGVYAPLTDATRGIVDADALARLSEDSVVVNVSRGPVVDADALLDALEADEIKAAGLDVLAEEPPEDDPLVGRDDTVVTPHAAWYSEEASDDLNRSGAADVAAVLNGETPDGRVDPDADWL; this comes from the coding sequence ATGCCCAGAGTCGTGCTGTCGGCGTTCCCGATGATAGACCCGGAGACGTACCGCGAGGTCCTCGCCGACGCCGTCGACGAGCCGGTCGACGTCGAGGTCGCGGAGCTGGGGTCGACGGAGCGGCTGATCGAGGCCGCGGCCGGCGCCGACGCGGTCGTCACCGACATCGACACCCCCGTGACCGAGGCGGCGCTCGACGCCACTGAACTCGACGTCGTCGTTCGCTCGGCCGTCGGCGTGGACAACGTCGACGTCGCGGCGGCCGCGGCGCGCGGCGTGACCGTCACCCGGGTGCCCGACTACTGCACCGAGGAGGTGGCGACCCACTCCGTCTCGCTGCTCCTCGGCTGCCTGCGCTCGCTGAAGCCGTACGACGACGCGGTCGAGGACGGCGGGTGGAGTTGGGAGGTCGGCGCCCCGACCCGACGAGTGAGCGCGTCGACGATCGGCCTGCTTTCGTTCGGGCCGATCGCGCGGCAGGCGGCCGAGCAGCTCTCCGGGTTCGGCGCCGACCTCGTCGCGCACGACCCGTTCGTCGACGCCGACGAGATGGCCGACTACGGCGTCGAGAAGGTCGCGTTCGAGGCGCTGTTCGACCGCGCCGACCACGTCGGCGTCTACGCGCCCCTGACGGACGCGACGCGGGGGATCGTCGATGCGGACGCGCTTGCGCGGCTGAGCGAAGACTCGGTCGTCGTCAACGTGAGCCGCGGCCCGGTCGTCGACGCCGACGCGCTGCTCGACGCGCTCGAAGCGGACGAGATCAAGGCCGCCGGCCTCGACGTTCTCGCCGAGGAGCCGCCCGAGGACGACCCGCTCGTCGGCCGCGACGATACCGTGGTCACGCCGCACGCCGCGTGGTACAGCGAGGAGGCGAGCGACGACCTGAACCGGAGCGGCGCCGCCGACGTGGCCGCCGTGTTGAACGGCGAGACGCCGGACGGTCGGGTCGACCCCGACGCGGACTGGCTGTAG
- a CDS encoding HAH_0734 family protein yields the protein MHHLIIRGDPDIRRDAVIEHDGEELVCFGINVQGGWHGPDEPQLWCTVGTEDEREAYDKREYVPHWLDVETVDAEDLNVVKAKGELSV from the coding sequence ATGCACCACCTCATCATCCGCGGCGACCCCGACATCCGGCGGGACGCGGTGATCGAGCACGACGGCGAGGAGCTGGTCTGTTTCGGAATCAACGTTCAGGGCGGCTGGCACGGTCCGGACGAGCCGCAGCTCTGGTGTACCGTCGGCACCGAGGACGAGCGCGAGGCGTACGACAAACGCGAGTACGTCCCCCACTGGCTCGACGTCGAGACGGTCGACGCCGAGGACCTGAACGTGGTCAAAGCGAAGGGCGAACTCTCCGTCTAA
- a CDS encoding helix-turn-helix domain-containing protein produces MEGTQTEGLDDLPPSAKLVFKVLEYNGPLTQKGIVQESMLSARTVRYALERLEGIDVVDEDVYFADARQNLYKLTEPAQEFTADESEASCTAD; encoded by the coding sequence ATGGAAGGAACTCAAACGGAGGGGCTCGACGACCTCCCACCGAGCGCCAAACTCGTCTTCAAGGTGCTCGAGTACAACGGACCGCTGACCCAGAAGGGGATCGTCCAAGAGTCGATGCTGTCGGCCCGCACCGTCCGGTACGCGCTCGAACGGCTCGAAGGGATCGACGTCGTCGACGAGGACGTCTACTTCGCGGACGCCAGACAGAACCTCTACAAGCTGACGGAGCCGGCACAGGAGTTCACCGCCGACGAGAGCGAGGCCTCCTGTACCGCCGACTGA
- a CDS encoding DUF5781 family protein gives MDLRVQGDVPPDPFLGAADLFETERSVEAPVRVVVREDPDERTWAGHYDDHHVLNVSRRAATSAMARELAVHELAHMARYEEGHPSHLQSTEEALYLGLSGEEVERRKLAHCYQIANHMKDIYADDITLSVAPADKLLGFLESTLAAAVADRPDVSRTGSPPVTAGADPEITAVNAAFALALVERHDIAGPDHRIYDLARAAGSDTDAVDVDAFKERFLDLGHDPSESDYRKALVAAARAYAV, from the coding sequence ATGGATCTTCGCGTTCAGGGGGACGTTCCCCCCGACCCGTTTCTCGGCGCCGCGGACCTCTTCGAGACCGAGCGCTCCGTGGAGGCGCCGGTCCGCGTCGTGGTCCGCGAGGACCCGGACGAGCGGACCTGGGCCGGCCACTACGACGACCACCACGTGCTGAACGTCTCGCGGCGGGCCGCCACGAGCGCGATGGCGCGCGAGCTGGCGGTCCACGAGCTCGCGCACATGGCGCGCTACGAGGAGGGCCACCCCTCGCACCTCCAGTCGACGGAGGAGGCGCTGTACCTCGGGCTCTCCGGCGAGGAGGTCGAGCGCCGGAAGCTCGCGCACTGCTACCAGATAGCGAACCACATGAAGGACATCTACGCCGACGACATCACGCTCTCGGTGGCGCCCGCGGACAAGCTCCTCGGGTTCCTCGAATCGACGCTGGCGGCCGCCGTCGCGGACCGCCCCGACGTGTCGCGCACCGGCTCGCCGCCCGTGACGGCCGGCGCGGACCCCGAGATCACGGCCGTCAACGCCGCGTTCGCGCTCGCTCTCGTCGAGCGGCACGACATCGCCGGCCCCGACCACCGCATCTACGACCTCGCGCGCGCCGCCGGCAGCGACACGGACGCCGTCGACGTCGACGCGTTCAAAGAGCGGTTCCTCGACCTCGGCCACGACCCCTCCGAGAGCGACTACCGGAAGGCGCTCGTCGCGGCCGCCCGCGCCTACGCGGTTTAA
- a CDS encoding ribosome biogenesis/translation initiation ATPase RLI, whose amino-acid sequence MADDSIAVVDLDRCQPDRCNYECMKDCPPNRTGKECITERGEDAEEGDPDQIHISEEICLGESCGICVQSCPFDAIEIINLPSELDDDPVHRYGDNAFSLYGLPTPEPGSVTGILGPNGIGKSTAVHALAGEMVPNLGDHAADGDWERVLDRFRGTGLQSYLESLRDGDVTVARKPQYVDQIPNQFDGNTRELLERTDERGALDSLVDRLNIRPVMDQDIDSISGGELQRVAIAACLARDADFYFLDEITPYLDIGQRMIVARLIRELADDDAADRSMLVVEHDLAILDLLADTLHVAYGEPGAYGVITDPKSVRKGINEYLKGYLDNENMRIRPSAITFEEHAPRVASRSETLIEYPDLRKSYGDGEFELRVEGGEINRSEVLGVVGPNGIGKSTLAQLFTGDLEPDEGELDFALDISYKPQYIDIDQHMRVDAFLSSITDEFGSSYWNTEIAQPLQLERIMEQNLSDLSGGERQRVAIAACLSDDADLYLLDEPSAHLDVEQRVRATTAIRRYAENHDATVMVIDHDIYMIDLLADRLMVFDGEPAERGRAAPPQDMRDGMNEFLADLEITFRRDERTGRPRINKPGSQLDSQQKRDGEYYYSG is encoded by the coding sequence ATGGCCGACGACAGCATCGCGGTCGTGGACCTCGACCGGTGTCAGCCCGACCGCTGCAACTACGAGTGTATGAAGGACTGCCCGCCCAACCGGACGGGCAAGGAGTGTATCACGGAGCGGGGCGAGGACGCCGAGGAGGGCGACCCGGACCAGATCCACATCTCCGAGGAGATCTGTCTCGGCGAGAGCTGCGGCATCTGCGTCCAGTCGTGCCCGTTCGACGCGATCGAGATCATCAACCTCCCCTCCGAGCTCGACGACGACCCGGTCCACCGCTACGGCGACAACGCGTTCTCGCTGTACGGCCTCCCAACGCCGGAGCCGGGCAGCGTCACCGGCATCCTCGGGCCGAACGGGATCGGGAAGTCCACCGCGGTCCACGCGCTCGCCGGCGAGATGGTCCCGAACCTCGGCGACCACGCCGCCGACGGCGACTGGGAGCGCGTGCTCGACCGCTTCCGCGGTACCGGGCTCCAGAGCTACCTCGAATCGCTGCGGGACGGCGACGTGACCGTCGCGCGCAAGCCGCAGTACGTCGACCAGATCCCCAACCAGTTCGACGGCAACACCCGCGAGCTGCTGGAGCGGACCGACGAGCGCGGCGCGCTCGACTCCCTCGTCGACCGGCTCAACATCCGGCCGGTGATGGACCAGGACATCGACTCCATCTCCGGCGGCGAGCTCCAGCGCGTCGCCATCGCGGCGTGTCTCGCCCGCGACGCCGACTTCTACTTCCTCGACGAGATCACGCCGTACCTCGACATCGGCCAGCGGATGATCGTCGCTAGGCTCATCCGCGAGCTGGCGGACGACGACGCCGCCGACCGGTCGATGCTCGTCGTCGAACACGACCTCGCGATCCTCGACCTGCTCGCGGACACGCTCCACGTCGCGTACGGGGAGCCGGGCGCGTACGGGGTCATCACCGACCCGAAATCGGTCCGGAAGGGCATCAACGAGTACCTGAAGGGGTACCTCGACAACGAGAACATGCGGATCCGTCCCTCCGCGATCACCTTCGAGGAGCACGCGCCGCGGGTCGCCTCCCGCAGCGAGACGCTGATCGAGTACCCGGACTTACGGAAGTCGTACGGCGACGGCGAGTTCGAGCTCCGCGTCGAGGGCGGCGAGATCAACCGCTCCGAGGTGCTGGGCGTCGTCGGCCCGAACGGGATCGGGAAGTCCACGCTCGCGCAGCTGTTCACGGGCGACTTAGAGCCCGACGAGGGCGAGCTCGACTTCGCGCTCGACATCTCCTACAAGCCGCAGTACATCGACATCGACCAGCACATGCGGGTCGACGCGTTCCTCTCCTCTATCACCGACGAGTTCGGCTCCTCCTACTGGAACACCGAGATCGCCCAGCCGCTCCAGCTGGAGCGGATCATGGAGCAGAACCTCTCGGACCTCTCCGGCGGGGAGCGCCAGCGCGTCGCCATCGCGGCGTGCCTCTCCGACGACGCCGACCTCTACCTGCTCGACGAGCCCTCGGCGCACCTCGACGTCGAGCAGCGCGTGCGGGCGACGACCGCGATCCGCCGGTACGCCGAGAACCACGACGCGACCGTGATGGTGATCGACCACGACATCTACATGATCGACCTCCTCGCGGACCGCCTGATGGTGTTCGACGGCGAGCCGGCGGAGCGCGGCCGCGCCGCGCCGCCGCAGGACATGCGCGACGGGATGAACGAGTTCCTCGCCGACCTGGAGATCACCTTCCGCCGCGACGAGCGCACCGGCCGCCCCCGGATCAACAAGCCGGGGTCGCAGCTCGACAGCCAGCAGAAGCGCGACGGCGAGTACTACTACTCCGGCTGA
- a CDS encoding biotin transporter BioY — MATNTESVDLVGDEAATNLARAALFAALVGAFAYVTFPNPVSPVDVTLQVLGVFLAGIFLGPVWGSASLVLYLAAGALGAPVFEGGSAGVGALVGQTAGYLWSYPIAAAAVGAVVHRGAALRDLDSVGLPTLVGALVFGTAVIYGFGVAGLMIVLSLGPVEAVTVGAVAFLPAEALKIAAAVGVVRSDAIAAT; from the coding sequence ATGGCAACGAACACGGAGTCCGTCGACCTCGTCGGCGACGAGGCGGCGACGAACCTCGCGCGCGCCGCGCTGTTCGCGGCGCTCGTCGGCGCGTTCGCGTACGTCACGTTCCCGAACCCGGTCTCGCCGGTGGACGTGACCCTTCAGGTGCTCGGCGTCTTCCTCGCGGGGATCTTCCTCGGTCCCGTCTGGGGAAGCGCGTCGCTCGTCCTCTACCTCGCGGCCGGGGCGCTCGGGGCGCCCGTCTTCGAGGGCGGGTCGGCCGGCGTCGGCGCGCTCGTCGGGCAGACGGCCGGCTACCTCTGGTCGTACCCGATCGCCGCGGCGGCCGTCGGCGCGGTCGTCCACCGGGGCGCGGCGCTCCGCGACCTCGATTCCGTCGGCCTCCCGACGCTCGTCGGCGCATTGGTCTTCGGCACCGCCGTCATCTACGGGTTCGGCGTCGCCGGCCTGATGATCGTCCTCTCGCTCGGCCCGGTCGAGGCGGTCACGGTCGGCGCCGTCGCGTTCCTCCCGGCCGAGGCGCTGAAGATCGCCGCCGCGGTCGGCGTCGTCAGGTCCGACGCGATCGCCGCGACGTGA
- a CDS encoding redoxin domain-containing protein, with translation MPDFDVVSLPETDHVAEGEVAPDFTRPLVNGEYWEDRALADVVDGPTLLLFHPMDGTFQGTYLYNTVDDNEWSDDLDVLGLSVSTPYAHKRLLAERGDGVRIFSDPGAGVIEEYGLAHDIDGMTGITESRPAVFLLDSDRTVEYAWVASEHPEFPDAEAIGDAVADLVD, from the coding sequence ATGCCCGACTTCGACGTCGTCTCCCTGCCGGAGACCGACCACGTCGCCGAGGGCGAGGTGGCGCCCGACTTCACCCGCCCGCTCGTGAACGGCGAGTACTGGGAGGACCGCGCGCTCGCTGACGTCGTCGACGGTCCGACCCTGCTCCTCTTCCACCCGATGGACGGCACGTTCCAGGGGACGTACCTCTACAACACGGTCGACGACAACGAGTGGAGCGACGACCTCGACGTCCTCGGTCTCTCGGTCTCGACGCCGTACGCCCACAAGCGCCTGCTCGCCGAGCGCGGCGACGGCGTCCGGATCTTCTCGGACCCGGGCGCGGGCGTGATCGAGGAGTACGGCCTCGCGCACGACATCGACGGGATGACGGGGATCACGGAGAGCCGCCCCGCCGTCTTCCTCCTCGATTCCGACCGCACCGTCGAGTACGCGTGGGTCGCGAGCGAACACCCCGAGTTCCCCGACGCCGAGGCGATCGGCGACGCGGTCGCCGACCTCGTCGACTGA
- a CDS encoding creatininase family protein, whose product MPETDADLFGMTWEAAGDAIDEADFAVLPTGSIEQHGPHLPVSTDTLRADHLTAELVDAADEFDLDMLRLPTLPYGQSEHHMRFPGTITLSTETYVDVVREIGESVVEHGVDRLLIVNCHGGNREPLSIAADRLGRDTDLTVHFVHWTDFAEEDLEEAYGEGWGHAGDHETSFVELYRPDLVRTEKKEPQEAAEMPRTRSYEYFDEVTELGGLGDPTNSDPDALEPIVAATTREILGALVEDLDAGW is encoded by the coding sequence ATGCCAGAGACGGACGCCGACCTGTTCGGCATGACGTGGGAAGCGGCGGGGGACGCGATCGACGAGGCCGACTTCGCGGTCCTCCCGACGGGCAGTATCGAGCAGCACGGCCCGCACCTCCCGGTGTCGACAGACACGCTCCGCGCGGACCACCTCACCGCCGAGCTCGTCGACGCCGCCGACGAGTTCGACCTCGACATGCTACGGCTCCCGACGCTGCCGTACGGCCAGTCGGAACACCACATGCGGTTCCCGGGGACGATCACCCTCTCGACGGAGACGTACGTCGACGTCGTCCGTGAGATCGGCGAGTCGGTGGTCGAACACGGCGTCGACCGGCTACTGATCGTGAACTGCCACGGCGGGAACCGCGAGCCGCTGTCGATCGCCGCCGATCGGCTCGGCCGCGACACCGACCTCACGGTTCATTTCGTCCACTGGACCGACTTCGCGGAGGAGGATCTCGAGGAGGCGTACGGCGAGGGGTGGGGTCACGCCGGCGACCACGAGACGAGCTTCGTCGAGCTGTACCGTCCGGATCTCGTTCGGACGGAGAAGAAGGAGCCGCAGGAGGCCGCGGAGATGCCCCGCACCCGGAGCTACGAGTACTTCGACGAGGTGACCGAGCTGGGCGGGCTCGGCGATCCGACGAACAGCGATCCGGACGCGCTCGAACCGATCGTCGCCGCGACGACCCGCGAGATCCTCGGCGCGCTCGTCGAGGACCTCGACGCGGGCTGGTGA
- a CDS encoding energy-coupling factor ABC transporter ATP-binding protein → MIELDGVTCRYGRSGSGDGDGAGGDADEGDADSPATVAVDDVTLTVPDGEFLVVAGANGSGKTTLVRTFNGLVEPDAGTVSVNGTPVAEDLVAARSAVGMVFQDPRDQLVAATVGADVAFGPENLGLSHSEIDRRVDEALAAVNMAGRERERIDSLSGGERERVAIAGALAMEPDHLVLDEPFTGLDEPARRSVVERLRALHREGTSVVVVTHDLRDVAALADRILGLADGRVAVDAPPEEAVSALPGLDVRVPEGGELGTPTR, encoded by the coding sequence GTGATCGAACTCGACGGCGTCACGTGTCGGTACGGCCGGTCCGGGAGCGGGGACGGTGACGGCGCCGGGGGCGACGCCGACGAGGGCGACGCCGACTCCCCGGCCACCGTCGCGGTCGACGACGTCACTCTCACCGTCCCCGACGGCGAGTTCCTCGTCGTCGCGGGCGCGAACGGGTCGGGGAAGACCACGCTCGTTCGGACGTTCAACGGCCTCGTCGAGCCGGACGCCGGGACCGTCTCGGTGAACGGGACCCCGGTCGCCGAGGACCTCGTCGCCGCGCGCTCGGCGGTCGGGATGGTGTTCCAGGACCCCCGCGACCAGTTAGTCGCCGCGACCGTCGGGGCCGACGTCGCGTTCGGTCCGGAGAACCTCGGCCTCTCGCATTCGGAGATCGATCGGCGCGTCGACGAGGCGCTCGCGGCCGTCAACATGGCGGGCCGTGAGCGCGAGCGGATCGACTCTCTCTCCGGGGGCGAGCGCGAACGGGTCGCGATCGCCGGCGCGCTCGCGATGGAACCGGACCACCTCGTCCTCGACGAGCCGTTCACCGGTCTCGACGAGCCCGCCCGGCGATCGGTCGTCGAGCGGCTCAGGGCGCTCCACCGCGAGGGGACGAGCGTCGTCGTCGTCACCCACGACCTCCGCGACGTCGCCGCGCTCGCCGACCGGATCCTCGGGCTCGCGGACGGGCGGGTCGCGGTCGACGCGCCGCCAGAAGAAGCGGTGTCGGCGCTGCCCGGGCTGGACGTTCGGGTGCCGGAGGGCGGCGAACTCGGAACGCCGACCCGATGA
- a CDS encoding hemolysin family protein: MGLSSTAPLVDVLQVPMPGDGVITALGVVAILLLVALSAFFSSSEIAMFSLPQHRVDSLVDEGVTGAKTIREMKQNPHRLLVTILVGNNIVNVAMTSIATALFGIYLSRGQSVLATTFGITTLVLIFGESAPKSYAVEHTESWALKIARPLKASEYALYPLVVLFDYIVKGVNSIIGGSAAIESTYVTRDEIQDIIETGEREGVIEEEEREMLDRIFRFNNTIAKEVMTPRLDVTAVAKEDSVEEAIETCIQADHERVPVYEGNLDNIIGVVTVRDLVRELRYSEGTPSLERVVKPTLHVPESKNADELLAEMQDNRLQMVTVIDEFGTTEGIITLEDMVEEIVGEILEGDEEAPVEFVDDNVAVVQGEVNIDEVNEILGIDLPEGEEFETLAGFVFNRAGRLVEEGEEIEFDEIRIRIERVDNTRIMSARVTVLDGDARAKGSSAPVEAADSTDEGETVEADGDGEPAQSDAE; this comes from the coding sequence ATGGGCTTGTCGTCTACTGCGCCGCTGGTCGACGTCCTCCAAGTACCGATGCCGGGCGACGGGGTCATCACCGCACTCGGCGTCGTCGCGATCCTCCTTTTAGTCGCGCTCTCGGCGTTCTTCTCCTCGTCCGAGATCGCGATGTTCTCGCTGCCGCAACACCGCGTCGACAGCCTCGTCGACGAGGGGGTGACGGGCGCGAAGACGATCCGCGAGATGAAACAGAACCCCCACCGGCTGCTGGTGACGATCCTCGTCGGCAACAACATCGTCAACGTGGCGATGACCTCCATCGCCACCGCGCTGTTCGGGATCTACCTCTCCCGCGGCCAGTCGGTGCTGGCGACGACGTTCGGGATCACGACGCTCGTGCTGATCTTCGGCGAGAGCGCGCCCAAGTCGTACGCCGTCGAGCACACCGAGTCGTGGGCGCTCAAGATCGCCCGGCCGCTGAAGGCCTCCGAGTACGCGCTGTACCCGCTCGTCGTCCTCTTCGACTACATCGTCAAGGGGGTCAACAGCATCATCGGCGGCTCGGCGGCCATCGAGTCGACGTACGTCACCCGCGACGAGATCCAGGACATCATCGAGACGGGCGAGCGCGAGGGCGTCATCGAGGAGGAAGAGCGGGAGATGCTCGACCGCATCTTCCGCTTTAACAACACCATCGCGAAGGAGGTGATGACGCCCCGGCTCGACGTCACCGCCGTCGCGAAGGAGGACTCCGTCGAGGAGGCGATCGAGACGTGCATCCAGGCCGACCACGAGCGCGTCCCCGTCTACGAGGGGAACCTCGACAACATCATCGGCGTGGTGACGGTGCGCGACCTCGTCCGCGAGCTGCGCTACTCCGAGGGGACGCCCTCCTTAGAGCGCGTCGTCAAGCCCACGCTCCACGTCCCCGAGTCGAAGAACGCCGACGAGCTGCTCGCGGAGATGCAGGACAACCGCCTCCAGATGGTGACGGTGATCGACGAGTTCGGGACCACGGAGGGGATCATCACCCTCGAAGACATGGTCGAGGAGATCGTCGGCGAGATCTTGGAGGGCGACGAGGAGGCGCCGGTGGAGTTCGTCGACGACAACGTCGCGGTCGTTCAAGGCGAGGTGAACATCGACGAGGTCAACGAGATCCTCGGCATCGACCTCCCCGAGGGCGAGGAGTTCGAGACGCTCGCCGGCTTCGTGTTCAACCGCGCCGGGCGCCTCGTCGAGGAGGGCGAGGAGATCGAGTTCGACGAGATCCGGATCCGCATCGAGCGCGTCGACAACACCCGGATCATGTCCGCGCGCGTCACCGTCCTCGACGGAGACGCGCGGGCGAAGGGGTCGAGCGCCCCGGTCGAGGCGGCCGACTCGACCGACGAGGGCGAGACGGTCGAGGCGGACGGCGACGGCGAACCCGCGCAGAGCGACGCGGAATAG
- a CDS encoding queuosine precursor transporter, whose amino-acid sequence MSSRTAGGQDGPFRTDPLDRSAVAAVALITLFTVALATAQLTAAKVLALPLPFALPVVGPEILLPGAALAYALTFLASDCYAELYGRRATQVVVNVAFLANFLVLGLVWSTLAAPGVDPEVSSAFQTALGPAANIVAGSLLAYVVSQNWDVFVFHAIRDRTGEGMLWLRNIGSTATSQAIDTAIFVGVAFYAAPLLLGVGPVFDPPALLALGVGQYLLKLVIALLDTPVVYLIVGAVRN is encoded by the coding sequence ATGAGTAGCCGGACTGCTGGCGGGCAGGACGGCCCCTTCCGGACCGATCCGCTAGACCGGTCCGCGGTCGCGGCGGTCGCGCTGATCACGCTGTTCACGGTCGCGCTCGCGACCGCGCAGCTCACGGCCGCGAAGGTGCTCGCGCTGCCGCTGCCGTTCGCGCTGCCGGTGGTCGGTCCGGAGATCCTGCTGCCGGGCGCCGCGCTCGCGTACGCGCTCACGTTCCTCGCCTCCGACTGCTACGCGGAGCTGTACGGCCGGCGGGCGACGCAGGTCGTCGTCAACGTCGCGTTCCTCGCGAACTTCCTCGTGTTGGGACTGGTGTGGTCGACGCTCGCGGCGCCCGGCGTCGACCCCGAGGTGTCGAGCGCCTTCCAGACCGCGCTCGGCCCGGCGGCGAACATCGTCGCCGGCAGCCTGCTGGCGTACGTCGTCAGCCAGAACTGGGACGTGTTCGTCTTCCACGCGATCCGGGACCGCACGGGCGAGGGGATGCTGTGGCTCCGCAACATCGGCTCGACCGCCACGAGTCAGGCGATAGACACCGCCATCTTCGTCGGCGTCGCCTTCTACGCCGCGCCGCTCCTGCTCGGCGTCGGCCCGGTGTTCGACCCGCCGGCGCTGCTCGCGCTCGGCGTCGGCCAGTACCTCCTCAAGCTCGTCATCGCCCTCCTCGACACGCCGGTCGTCTACCTGATCGTCGGCGCCGTCCGGAACTGA
- a CDS encoding L-threonylcarbamoyladenylate synthase yields MTADRSSDRPDRSEELRAAAAAVDRGDLVVYPTETVYGLGADALDPDAVERAFELKGRDRSNPLSLGVASVDDALRYTRPTERAVAFARAFLPGPVTVVVERGDRVPDALTAGRDRVGIRVPDHDLARALLDEAGPITATSANVSGTGSVTNPDDLDDRIRDGVAAVIDDGEAPGTESTVVDPEAGTIHRRGAMAGAIEAWLADPPVEE; encoded by the coding sequence GTGACAGCCGACAGGAGCAGCGACCGGCCGGACCGATCCGAGGAGCTGCGCGCGGCGGCCGCCGCCGTCGACCGCGGCGACCTCGTCGTCTACCCGACCGAGACGGTGTACGGGCTGGGCGCCGACGCGCTCGACCCCGACGCCGTCGAGCGCGCCTTCGAGCTGAAGGGCCGCGACCGGTCGAACCCGCTCTCGCTCGGCGTCGCGAGCGTCGACGACGCGCTCCGCTACACCCGGCCGACCGAGCGCGCGGTCGCCTTCGCTCGAGCGTTCCTCCCGGGGCCGGTGACCGTCGTCGTCGAGCGCGGCGACCGGGTGCCCGACGCGCTCACCGCCGGGCGCGACCGCGTCGGGATCCGCGTGCCGGACCACGACCTCGCGCGGGCGCTGCTGGACGAGGCCGGACCGATCACCGCAACGAGCGCTAACGTCTCCGGCACGGGCAGCGTCACGAATCCGGACGACCTCGACGACCGAATTCGCGACGGGGTCGCCGCCGTGATCGACGACGGGGAGGCCCCCGGCACCGAGAGCACGGTCGTCGACCCCGAGGCGGGGACGATCCACCGGCGCGGCGCGATGGCCGGCGCCATCGAGGCGTGGCTGGCGGACCCGCCGGTAGAGGAGTGA
- a CDS encoding ribbon-helix-helix domain-containing protein yields MPKISVEIPAELLADLDEHVGDDGKFVNRSDAVRASIRKNLDLLDEIDARHDRLDGDSASTAAGAAEETDE; encoded by the coding sequence ATGCCCAAGATAAGCGTCGAGATTCCGGCGGAGCTGCTCGCCGACCTCGACGAGCACGTCGGCGACGACGGGAAGTTCGTGAACCGCAGCGACGCGGTGCGCGCGTCGATCCGGAAGAACCTCGACCTGCTCGACGAGATCGACGCCCGACACGACCGCCTCGACGGCGATTCCGCGTCGACCGCGGCCGGAGCGGCGGAGGAGACCGATGAGTAG
- a CDS encoding glutathione S-transferase N-terminal domain-containing protein, with protein MSDPQITLYRLQACPYCERVVRTLSELDLEYHSRYVEPMHSERNVVKRVSGARSVPAIVDRETGVTMSESANIVEYLKGTYGDAATDGGRAVDDAATDGGRAVDAEGGA; from the coding sequence ATGAGCGATCCACAGATCACCCTGTACCGGCTCCAGGCGTGTCCGTACTGCGAGCGCGTGGTCCGGACGCTGAGCGAGCTCGACTTGGAGTACCATTCCCGGTACGTCGAGCCGATGCACTCCGAGCGCAACGTCGTCAAGCGCGTCTCCGGCGCCCGGAGCGTCCCGGCGATCGTCGACCGCGAGACCGGCGTCACCATGTCTGAGAGCGCGAACATCGTCGAGTACCTGAAGGGGACGTACGGCGACGCGGCGACCGATGGGGGCCGCGCAGTCGACGACGCGGCGACCGACGGGGGCCGCGCGGTCGACGCCGAGGGGGGTGCCTGA